One Pseudorasbora parva isolate DD20220531a chromosome 8, ASM2467924v1, whole genome shotgun sequence DNA window includes the following coding sequences:
- the LOC137084842 gene encoding zinc finger protein 69 homolog B-like, with translation MKILRKKQVGVHSGFFIVDCFGRYQVEVKPQRQELNEVKEEHHNSTTQRTKAKKLHTGTQRGKIFTHKDHLNTHMRIHSEEKPFTCTQCGKSFSVKGDLNKHMRIHTGEKPYTCTQCGKSFTRKGNLNTHLRIHTGEKPYTCTQCGKDFISSSYLKQHLSFHLDEKPHVCSQCGKRLSCLNSLKLHQKTHDEVREYMCFDCGKSFTRATYLEQHQRTHTGERPYKCSYCDKSFIQSAHLKSHERVHTGERPYKCSYCDKRFNHSGSLKSHERVHTGEKPYRCTQCANSFTRSSNLITHIKKCCSVSQ, from the exons ATGAAGATACTGAGGAAAAAACAGGTTGGTGTCCATTCTGGATTCTTCATTGTTGACTGCTTTGGCAGAT ACCAGGTGGAAGTGAAACCGCAAAGACAAGAACTGAATGAAGTGAAGGAGGAACATCATAACTCTACAACTCAaagaacaaaagccaaaaagcTGCACACTGGCACTCAGCGTGGAAAGATTTTCACACATAAAGATCACCTTAATacacacatgagaattcactcTGAAGAGAAACCGTTTACCtgcactcagtgtggaaagagtttctcAGTTAAAGGAGACCTCAACaaacacatgagaattcacactggagagaaaccgtatACATgtactcagtgtggaaagagtttcacacgAAAAGGAAACCTTAACACACAcctgagaattcacactggagagaaaccgtatACATGCACTCAGTGTGGAAAAGATTTTATTTCATCATCATATCTAAAACAACACCTTTCATTTCATTTAGATGAGAAGCCTCATGTGTGTTCTCAATGTGGAAAGAGATTGTCATGCCTGAACAGTCTTAAACTGCACCAGAAAACACATGATGAAGTGAGAGAGTATATGTGCTTTGACTGTGGGAAGAGCTTTACTAGAGCTACCTATCTGGAACAACACCAAAGAACTCATACTGGAGAAAGACCTTACAAGTGCTCATACTGTGACAAGAGTTTCATTCAGTCTGCTCACCTGAAATCACATGAGCGAGTTCATACTGGAGAAAGACCATACAAGTGCTCATACTGTGACAAGAGATTTAATCATTCTGGATCTCTGAAATCACATGAGCGAGTtcatactggagagaagccgtaccGCTGTACTCAGTGTGCGAATAGTTTCACCAGATCAAGTAATCTTATCACTCATATTAAAAAGTGTTGTTCTGTGTCACAGTAA